Sequence from the Microplitis demolitor isolate Queensland-Clemson2020A chromosome 2, iyMicDemo2.1a, whole genome shotgun sequence genome:
taatgaaaatagcagaggcaattttaaaatttttataaacaagttgctcataattaaaataaattttttcaaatatgcACGTacagatttttcaaatttttcgaaatgaaattttttctacaagtattttattgctgatttaaaagaaataatgctTTTATTGTCTGTTACTTTCAGTGTCAATTTTCaagagaattttaaaatttaatatttcgatTTTGTTGTGTTTctacattttattatcaatccATTTATTCTTTAGTAACTTTGTGTTCCCCAGAACTCCCTAGACTATAAAAACCAGGTGGTTGATATTTCTCGTAGCGTGCAGGTAAGTGAAAAGGCGACAGGTGTTGGTTTGGCCTCAACCTGACCGGTAACACAATTGCAGTTGGCTCTGGCTGGCTTTCATATTAATCAAAATTCGCGCGTTCTAATCACATGTgtccaaatttaaaaaatacaaatcgtagtttttaaatttttcataccgACCACatattctacaaaaaaaatatatttaagtgaatataaatgaatttaatataataaatatttaaaaaaagcctCGAATCCACGTCCGGTTTTCAGCCACGGCCATGGCACGCGAACGTCTCGTAAATTCTTAgacagtgaaaataaaaaaataaataaaatatgcatCATTATTGCTAAGCCAAGTGTGTATGTGTACCTGtgtgttttttaaatagaaattttagttGTATATTATGAGAAGCGACGTGCGATCAGAATGCGGGAGGAAGAGCTCGAGATATCACTCAAGGTATATTTTTACCTGCACGAATTCTTTCGAGTATTACCTTCAGTAATTTTATTCCCtccttttttattcaaatcaaatgTCTCCGCCCTTTTTCATTGCGTTTTATAAACCAattactgataaataattaaattttactgattaatttaacgaaataatttaattactttaaatatataataaagtataatattatttttaatattaaaaaatttatattgtaaagCTTCTTAATTATCGTTGAGTAGCTCTCCCTCTTGTTCTTAACATGTATTTAACGGTATTCTTGTTATACTTGGTTTACCAATTCTCACACGTTACACCGTTTGATGAGCTTGGAGATCACCAGCTAATAATTAGTACAGATCAATTGCAGGAACAatgcataattaattaatgatccCTAAATAATAACTGtagcaaaatattttaataattattcaaattaataaacatatagGTCATTACTGtacaaatgattttataaatcaataaatttccgAGTTGGACCGGTCTTCAAAAGTAGACCCCAGTGGCATTGTAGCTCTTTTTATACAACATATACATTCCATCATTTTCTTGTATACGTGTCCAATGCACCGTTACTGTATATGATCATAATACTTATCTGGACAATTCAAtacataaaaagtataaaaaacgGTTGATGTTGATCAACTTCAGAATCCTGATAGTTTCGAGCTTGGAGCGGACGTCATTATTGGTAGACTTTTGAGCTCGAGCTCAAAAAATGGCTGGACtatgaatataattttggTCCAGTGTCTTGGTGATGGACATACGTCCGGAAATAGGATAACTTTCTAGAGCTCCAAAACATCAAGATCtgaaaaaaactcgattttcaaaaatcagaccgaaattaataacttgccttcttttaaatttcaaattttcatagcgggaagttcAAAAATACTTACGCTTGACACTTAAtttatctgataaatttacttttgaatataatttattaatgtacgatcgttgttataaattataggtGGTCATAGTAGGAAATGGTGCAGTCGGCAAGTCCTCGATGATCCAGAGATTTTGTAAAGGAACGTTTACTAGGGATTATAAAAAGACAATCGGTGTAGATTTTTTGGAACGAGAAATCGAGTGAgtatatgttaatttttattaaaatatttaaaaaatattatttaaaataaatgttaatattagAGTTGATGGAGAAGACATAAGACTTATGCTGTGGGATACTGCTGGCCAAGAAGAATTTGATGCAATTACAGCAGCTTATTATCGTGGTGCACACGCATGTGTCTTAGCATACTCAGCAACAGACAGAGATTCTTTTGACGCCATACCATCTTGGAAACTAaaggaaagttttttttttatattatattattattataactaaagatatataaacattattttatatctattttcTACTTTAGGTGGAGAATGAGTGCGGAGAAATTCCGACGGTCTTGGTGCAAAACAAGATTGATCTTGTCGATCAATGTCAAATTGATCCGTAAGTATTTGTTTGAAGAGTTtactttttgtattttgttcaaaaatttacttatcataATTTGATGATTGTTATGATTAAGAAATGAAGCGGAGAGACTAGGTCGAGCATTGGGTTGTAAACTCCTACGTACATCCGTTAAGGAAGACGTGGGTGTAGTCAGTGTTTTCAGACATCTCGCTTCAAGATGTTTAATAGAAATGCGCAGGTGTGAAGATGACTTTCAAGATGACTTGAGATTGTACTCATCAGGACCCCGATCACCTTCAGTTATCAGTAAgcaattaatagaaaaaaagcccgtaaaaacaaattgtttattcTAAACTTCAAAATGTGACAgcgataaactttttttaaactgttgaaaatttaaagatgTTCATTTAAAGTATTAAGTAAATTGTTTTCCTCTTTGTatctttagtttaaaaatataaaattttaaaaaaagttcgtcGTAGTGTCACGTTTTAAAGTTTGGAAAAGTCGAAGCtttttcaaagatttttttacacgggagtcttctaaatttttttaaaaacattgtaGTTAGTTACGGGTTCTAAAACTAGTATATCCGGTGGCTGATCATTAATAATACATTGGCGTGCGCGAGAATTTCCAAGAAAATACGGTTTGTCTCCTAAGACCAGTGGATGTCTTGGTTTCTTATAGAAACACGAGTCGATCAATTGATTCTCTCTTTTTTATCAAGTCGCCTGAACTACAGAGACAAGTACGGCCAGAGAAATTCTTGCTGACATACATGGGAGTGCATTAAACGTTAAGATAATAAGTTTGTCCCACAACTGTTTATAGAATTGTCAATAGTCTTTATAGAaagttttattcatattttttatgccCATCGCTCATTGTTATTTCGTGTGATTTTCACGCAACGGAATCAATAGCCTTGACTTAATGGAATTTTCagcttttttaaataatatacgaAGAAATAGAACGATTGTATCTGAACTAAGATCCTTCTAAATGATTAGgtggtgaaaatattagtcTGCTTCACGGAGTTTGGGTATAAGATAAATATCGGCTTTTAAATTACCCTCAACATAAACTAGGTCGTGGATGGACAGTTACCTCATTGTAGATTGATGTCACATATAAGCCAATAATAAGATCTGGGTATATTACATTTAAGATCTAATAGTATAAATACCTATTACAGGGTCATGCGTACCCTAGCAGATTCGAATTATGGTACTTACCGTAAATTGCTGCATTGTtacggtaattatttatagaaatataccccaatttatgacaaattattgtatttaattatatattaccgCAAATTACTGCAATTTAAGgtattttttaccataaacacgGTACAATATGtctttttatagtaaaatacTATAATTTTGTAGTAAATACGCATATTCATGACGAAATACAACAATTGTACGGTAAAATACTCGTAGATTACAGCAACTTTACGACATATTACCGTACCTTTGACTCAATTATGTATCATTACAGTAACTTTACGGCAATTTACGGTAACTTTCTACGCACCCACATGTATGCGGTAAAACCCGACGGGGTCACAGCTAATTTACGGTAAGTTACCGTACCTTTGCTGCAGAATACCATATCGCTATTGCAACTCCATGAcattttacggtaatttacaGAAATATACTGCAATTTACGacaaattactataatttactGTAGATCACACTAAAATACTGTAATTTGCGGTATTTTTTACCACAAACACGGTTTAATACTTCAAGTTGCGGTAAAATACTGTAATTTTGTAGTAAACTCCAGACTGCAGCaaatttacgataaattaCCATAACCTTTTGTATTAAATACCACAATTCACtgtaaaataccgtaaattgcGGTAAATACCGTAATTCGAATCCGCTAGTGTATAAACAAGTGTTAGTTTAGTTATAGGCTAATTTATATGATACCATTcagtatataatttaatagttataatttatacaagCAACTAGAGTTGCGTGAATATATCGCACTAGATTGTTTGtcaagattttaaataaattagcaaGACTGTATTGAGTTGAATAAATATCAGTGTTCagatatatttgtttttaatatatgtagaAGTTGCTTCAGATATACCGAGTTTAACTATATAATCAAGTGTTATTCAATTTTAGCTATCCGTCGTTTTCACTCCTCAAACcccatttatttaatttgcttgaatttttctgacctcttattaaatagtaaaataatttttttttttaaattttactatatttctAAATCTATCAAGtgacaataatattaacaaatatttaataattatttttattttcaggtgCTTTTAGTCCAAATGAATGTACAGGTCGTAACACCGGAAACGGAACAATTGTTCTGCGACCGAGTGGTAAAACTCGACAtcacaaaaagaaaaactttgTCAAGAATGCCTGCAGGCTCTTGTAAGACATACAAGTAgtaatgaaattcatattcattgaatatatacatatatattgtttgAAGAATCAAAAACAagatttaatgtttaaatatatgggCAAACAAATCACTTTACAGAAAGGCGTTTTCCATCtacttaaatattacaaaataaaatgtaccTAAGTCGTGTTTtggatttataattttctttattttgtacatatgtatatttttttttctttttcttttacttttatatatttactgttattttttaattcgcaTTGAATTTCTATATTAATTCTAGTACAGTAATCagatgttaatatttaatgcggTGAATGTATGACGTCTAACCAAATAAACATCTAAGTAAATAAGTTGTAAACTATTTcaccaattttttattttatcagctAATAAAATAAGAGATGAATGagtattataatataaaaaatgttttaattattattggatTGACATAAGTAATTAGTGTCCTATTAAAATAGCAGTAAGATTGTGGTGCAAATAAAATGTCCTTCACCTTTCATAAGACCTTGAGCGGAAAGAGTCAACGCCCGGTTAGTTGGTCCTGCTCTGTATTGAGTTCTTTGCGTTTACTGACGTCGTTGTCGTATAACTCACACGCAACTTTGCCGATACTACAAACAttctcttttattaatttatcatttatttttttaagttcaaaaatttattactgctCTTTCAgacaataacaattttatgaCAGAGAtatattgttttgaaaaaaaaaaaatcataaattaattaattagctttTTGactcagttaaaaaaaaatatctaattaatattttatatgaattcaTCATGTAAATGTTTacatataatacaatattttattactaatgaaaaatatttttttgggagCTTTAATgctcgctttttttttttaaagccggtaatgtaataattaataattataaatatcacttagttaataataattaaagataaatttacgTAGATTGACTTTTTGGAAAGcacattaattcaaaaatattcaatgtaATGGAAACATATATCAGTacattggaaaataattaatataaagatGCTTgctttttacatttaaatattgatcgaagttttttttgcttttatatttgtaaagaCAAATAGCACACTACttatattatgtatttatcatattatttttgtttaaaaactctaattaaatttagtgtCTTTATATGCAGtagatggaaaaaaattaattataattttattgtaattcgAAAGTATGCATTTTGTCGATGTAGTCTAATAAGCCTTGTAGCCTTTTTTTAATACGTTTTTGATCATCCAAAGTGCACCCGAGAATTGCAGTTTCAAAAGTTTTGTCTGAGTGACCTTGCGCATGAGACGAACACGCGTTCATAAAAGCAGCGCAGCGTTGACGTGTTGAATTGGGATCGT
This genomic interval carries:
- the LOC103579629 gene encoding ras-related protein Rab-23 gives rise to the protein MREEELEISLKVVIVGNGAVGKSSMIQRFCKGTFTRDYKKTIGVDFLEREIEVDGEDIRLMLWDTAGQEEFDAITAAYYRGAHACVLAYSATDRDSFDAIPSWKLKVENECGEIPTVLVQNKIDLVDQCQIDPNEAERLGRALGCKLLRTSVKEDVGVVSVFRHLASRCLIEMRRCEDDFQDDLRLYSSGPRSPSVISAFSPNECTGRNTGNGTIVLRPSGKTRHHKKKNFVKNACRLL